Part of the Methanomicrobia archaeon genome is shown below.
ACGAGCAGTGCGCAGCCCACGCGGCTGACGGCTATGCACGTGTCTCCGGCAAGACCGGTGTCTGCATCGCGACCTCAGGTCCAGGCGCCACGAACCTGGTAACGGGACTGGCGAACGCGAGTATGGACTCTGCACCGGTCGTGGCCCTCACCGGCCAGGTGCCGACCGCAGCGATCGGCAGCAACGCCTTCCAGGAGGCCAGCACCTTCACCATCACCATGCCGGTGACGAAGCATAACTTCCTCGTGAAACGCACGGCTGATCTCCCGAAAGTCATCCATAACGCCTTTCATATCGCCAATACCGGTCGAAAAGGCGTCGTCCTGATCGATCTCCCCAAGGACGTGCTGGCAACAAGAATCGAGACCGTGCTGCACCCGAAAGAGACGTTCGCGGGCTATAAGCCGAATATCAAGCCGAATCGGGTGCAGATAAAGAAAGCGGTCGAGGCGTTGCTCAATGCAGAACGCCCGCTCATCCTGGCTGGTGGCGGGGTTATCAGCGCGGATGCAAGCGAAGAGCTCAGGTACCTCGCGGAATTCCTCGGGGCTCCGGTGGTCACCACGCTCCTCGGCAAAGGCGCTTTCCCCGAGTCGCACCCGTTCTCTCTGGGGATGGCCGGCATGCACGGTCGCATCTACGCCAATCGCGCCATCAACGAATGCGACGCGCTGCTCGCCGTTGGCACTCGGTTCAGCGACCGGTTAACCGGCTGGCTCCTGGACCAATTCGCGCCCGAAGCGACCTTGATCCACGTGGACATCGACGCTGCCGAGATCAACAAGAATATCCCGGTTGATATCCCGATCCAGGGCGATGCGAAGCTCGCACTTACCGAGCTCATGCTCTGGTTGGAGCGCCGTAAAAACGCGTCTGCGAGCGATACCGTCTGGACGCAGCGGATAAAGGAGATGCACGCGGCCTGTGAGGATTGCATCAATGACGTCTGGCGGGAAGGCACCTCGCTCTCTGATCGGTTCATCAAGGAGCTGAATCGCATCCTCGATGACGATGTCATCGTCACGACCGAGGTGGGACAGTGCCAGATGTATGCGGCACATTATTACATGACCCAAAAGCCGCGCATGTTCATCTCATCAGGCGGGCTGGGCACGATGGGATTCGGATTCCCTGCGGCGATCGGGGCAAAGGTCGCGGCACCGGACACCAGGGTCGTGGATATCGCGGGTGATGGCAGTTTTCTCATGACCTGTCAGGATCTGGCCACCTGCGTCGAGAACGATATACCCGTCGTGGTCTGCATCTTCCACAACCGGTATCTCGGTATGGTACGCCAGTGGCAGGAGCTCTTCTTCAGGAAGAAATATTCACATACCGGGCTGGGCATCACGCCCGATTTCGTGAAGCTGGCCGAGGCGTTTGGTGCCTACGGCGAGCGGGTGGAGAAGCCGGAAGATCTACGGAACGCCCTCCACAACGCCTTCGAATCGGGTAAGCCCGCAGTGATCGACATGATCGTGGGGAACGAGGACAAGGTACTGCCGATGATCCCGCCCGGTGGCGGGTTGATCGGTATGATCGGCACGGAGCACTGCACCCCGCTCCCAACACCGGTACGACGGTCCGCCGAGGTGACCAGAGCGGCAGGACTCGTGGAACTGGCAGGAGCAGAAGA
Proteins encoded:
- the ilvB gene encoding biosynthetic-type acetolactate synthase large subunit gives rise to the protein MTKEKLSGAEIVVAELKTEGVEVAFGIPGGVLLDLYEVLYSEDSIRHILMRHEQCAAHAADGYARVSGKTGVCIATSGPGATNLVTGLANASMDSAPVVALTGQVPTAAIGSNAFQEASTFTITMPVTKHNFLVKRTADLPKVIHNAFHIANTGRKGVVLIDLPKDVLATRIETVLHPKETFAGYKPNIKPNRVQIKKAVEALLNAERPLILAGGGVISADASEELRYLAEFLGAPVVTTLLGKGAFPESHPFSLGMAGMHGRIYANRAINECDALLAVGTRFSDRLTGWLLDQFAPEATLIHVDIDAAEINKNIPVDIPIQGDAKLALTELMLWLERRKNASASDTVWTQRIKEMHAACEDCINDVWREGTSLSDRFIKELNRILDDDVIVTTEVGQCQMYAAHYYMTQKPRMFISSGGLGTMGFGFPAAIGAKVAAPDTRVVDIAGDGSFLMTCQDLATCVENDIPVVVCIFHNRYLGMVRQWQELFFRKKYSHTGLGITPDFVKLAEAFGAYGERVEKPEDLRNALHNAFESGKPAVIDMIVGNEDKVLPMIPPGGGLIGMIGTEHCTPLPTPVRRSAEVTRAAGLVELAGAEE